Proteins encoded by one window of Xenopus tropicalis strain Nigerian chromosome 6, UCB_Xtro_10.0, whole genome shotgun sequence:
- the LOC105947577 gene encoding zinc finger MYM-type protein 1-like — protein MDTSVDFEFLSCPALVTFELSQLQKAASDLALKYNKDLDASELCSEIESFRHQVEAILPDAKSATPLDLCQMIQDYSLADCYPNIDTAFRIFLTLPVTVASCERSFSKLKLIKNYLRSSMGQERLSNLSILSIEHEMARKIDFDDVIDHFAAMKARKIAL, from the coding sequence ATGGACACCTCAGTGGATTTTGAGTTTCTTTCTTGCCCTGCCCTTGTGACATTTGAGTTGTCACAATTACAGAAAGCTGCATCTGATCTTGCTTTAAAATACAACAAGGATTTGGATGCTTCTGAATTGTGCTCAGAGATTGAGAGCTTTAGACATCAAGTGGAAGCTATATTGCCAGATGCAAAGTCTGCAACACCTTTAGACCTGTGTCAGATGATACAGGACTATTCACTTGCAGATTGTTATCCAAACATCGATACTGCATTTCGCATATTCCTGACTTTGCCTGTAACTGTAGCATCATGCGAAAGAAGTTTTAGTAAGCTGAaacttattaaaaattatttacgtTCATCTATGGGACAAGAGAGGCTTTCAAACCTCAGCATCCTTTCAATTGAGCATGAGATGGCAAGGAAAATAGACTTCGATGATGTTATAGATCATTTTGCTGCCATGAAAGCAAGAAAAATTGCACTTTAA